A stretch of Dysidea avara chromosome 5, odDysAvar1.4, whole genome shotgun sequence DNA encodes these proteins:
- the LOC136256849 gene encoding uncharacterized protein, which translates to MSARSARKRKGTTDKDAVRSTDDTSMTLESSGSKRKWVVLILCLVTLCAGIYFAPRDYKRTPQKYQDHSPPAEGEETSKEVSTCESLLEAAKNYVDTNEEKNYEPALDLVANCIVQEPNNTVALWNLASILLKIGRIEEALMFIDDALTKDPDNLDFYRSASLLLFDLHRHNEVVLTLERYLELLLGVPSWPHLLANIVVQREDEWSFLLTTTEGNEIIDMFLKLLKSYLHEKLVLKASYLYKIIIGLKGVSNSRDLMSPFAFLSLGLGDISTGIKYLRHDMEVKYVDQGFGNEEYAYEVVTAHSLRLLTAGFDANIVNMARHLLMMGKSAWDEHEYNCQLSEDEQISYDMVVMQKDVRNIFSLCLTRQGIIDNLVGEGAVVYAENRFGWTPLLNAASLGSVSVLNDILSHSQDGPQSRTALWHTSLHIAAMKGNYDIVKPLLEAGLSPKEEDLFNKTALDIACSHRWTAEKFSTALGRAKLAPNCLKKISYHPPIKHSQGGWNDSPFVLPNILTEDKCDFDVVSDISNEDFLYEYLSLQRPVIVRNVVNSKNVKNLFRKWQRQQFVKEYGTLEFKEVVVPYGESFGYSDNETKFVTLQEFVNKMDQLSQMGEKEYPSQPSYIFEPISENSPLLDDFVLPSILDPELTHATLSHVQFYIGPALSGAPGHFHRNAWNVLIYGKKRWFLYPPTEAFYSRQHVWQWWQQQQKPIGALECLQYPGDLVFVPDMWGHAVLNLQESVGLAAEFIYGASEFSL; encoded by the coding sequence ATGTCAGCTCGGTCAGCTAGGAAACGCAAGGGTACGACTGATAAGGATGCAGTTCGATCTACTGACGATACTTCCATGACACTTGAGTCCAGTGGCTCCAAAAGAAAATGGGTTGTTCTGATACTATGCTTAGTAACATTGTGTGCTGGTATATATTTTGCACCGCGTGATTACAAAAGGACACCACAAAAATACCAAGACCATTCACCACCAGCTGAAGGTGAGGAGACTAGTAAAGAGGTGTCCACATGCGAATCACTACTGGAGGCAGCTAAAAACTACGTTGATACcaatgaagaaaaaaattatgAGCCAGCACTAGATCTCGTTGCTAACTGCATAGTACAAGAACCAAACAATACAGTTGCTTTGTGGAATCTTGCATCCATCCTTCTTAAGATCGGTCGTATTGAGGAAGCTTTGATGTTCATTGATGATGCATTGACTAAGGATCCAGATAATTTAGATTTTTACCGAAGTGCTTCATTGCTACTGTTTGATCTCCATCGACACAATGAAGTTGTCTTGACGCTGGAGAGATACCTTGAGCTGCTACTTGGTGTTCCAAGTTGGCCTCATTTGTTAGCTAACATTGTGGTACAACGAGAAGACGAGTGGAGTTTCTTACTAACTACCACTGAAGGCAATGAAATAATTGACATGTTTCTTAAACTACTCAAGTCTTACTTGCACGAGAAACTAGTACTAAAAGCAAGCTACTTGTACAAAATTATTATTGGTTTAAAAGGAGTATCAAATTCTAGGGACTTGATGTCTCCATTTGCGTTTCTTTCATTAGGACTTGGTGATATATCAACTGGGATAAAGTACCTTCGACATGACATGGAAGTCAAATATGTTGATCAAGGATTTGGCAATGAAGAGTATGCCTATGAAGTTGTGACTGCACATTCTCTGAGATTACTTACTGCTGGCTTTGATGCTAACATTGTAAACATGGCAAGACACTTATTGATGATGGGAAAAAGTGCATGGGACGAACATGAGTACAATTGTCAGCTATCTGAGGATGAACAGATCAGTTATGACATGGTGGTTATGCAGAAAGATGTTAGGAATATATTCTCATTGTGTTTGACAAGGCAGGGAATAATTGACAATCTTGTTGGTGAAGGAGCTGTGGTATATGCTGAAAATCGGTTTGGATGGACACCATTGCTGAATGCTGCATCTTTGGGCAGTGTTTCTGTACTGAATGATATTTTATCACATTCACAAGATGGTCCTCAAAGTCGTACTGCTCTATGGCACACTTCGTTGCACATAGCGGCCATGAAAGGTAATTATGACATTGTAAAACCTTTACTTGAAGCTGGTTTGTCACCCAAAGAAGAAGACCTCTTTAACAAAACTGCTTTAGACATTGCATGCTCTCACCGTTGGACTGCTGAAAAGTTTTCCACTGCTCTTGGTAGAGCAAAGTTGGCTCCCAACTGTCTAAAGAAAATATCTTATCATCCACCTATAAAACACTCACAAGGTGGCTGGAATGATAGTCCGTTTGTTCTGCCCAATATCCTAACTGAAGACAAATGTGATTTTGATGTTGTTTCTGATATAAGCAATGAAGATTTCTTATATGAATATCTTAGTCTACAGAGACCTGTTATTGTCCGCAATGTTGTGAACTCCAAGAATGTAAAGAACCTGTTTCGTAAGTGGCAACGACAACAGTTTGTTAAAGAGTATGGGACACTCGAGTTTAAAGAAGTAGTTGTTCCTTATGGTGAATCATTTGGTTACAGTGATAATGAAACAAAATTTGTAACTCTGCAGGAATTTGTCAATAAAATGGACCAGCTATCACAGATGGGTGAGAAAGAGTATCCTTCACAGCCTTCGTATATTTTTGAACCAATCAGTGAAAATTCCCCACTTTTAGATGATTTCGTTCTCCCGTCAATTTTAGACCCAGAATTAACTCACGCCACTttgtcacatgtacaattttACATTGGGCCAGCTCTTTCTGGGGCTCCAGGACATTTCCACAGAAATGCATGGAATGTTTTGATATATGGAAAGAAGCGATGGTTCCTTTATCCACCCACAGAAGCATTTTATTCTCGCCAGCATGTGTGGCAATGGTGGCAACAGCAGCAAAAACCTATTGGTGCTCTGGAGTGTTTACAATATCCGGGTGACTTAGTTTTTGTACCAGACATGTGGGGCCATGCTGTATTAAACTTGCAAGAAAGTGTTGGCTTAGCAGCAGAATTTATCTACGGAGCTAGCGAGTTTTCACTCTAG
- the LOC136256851 gene encoding clusterin-associated protein 1-like gives MSYRDLRNFTEMMRSLGYPRLISMENFRQPNFSLVSEILSWLVDRYDPLASLPTDTDTEQDRVIYIKSIAQFMASKANIKLNVKKLYTADGYAVKELLKVASMLYIAMRTNQDCKTDSADNDVAPSSVEINKKVENLKVCRQLTSEITNHGAKLYDLLGKEQELRGFRSEAILYPLDVNKMEGNIQNSISSVNQEIQQLDHRLENSASDEASLEAKIEKRKADLERNQKRLKRLEHVKPAYMDEYEKLEGDLQKQYKLYMEKFCNLTFLEQQLEEHNRTEQDKVEETENTLKRMQQKLQEEERRMMQDDVVSSDLLNDDDNDYNLQSRSHEGGNKVFGSMTGGREESDEDSLSSSGSALEEEDKELEMLNESEASDGVDDQDANFNNHEEESSDDDF, from the coding sequence ATGTCGTATAGAGACTTGAGAAACTTTACAGAAATGATGAGATCTTTGGGGTACCCAAGGCTCATTTCGATGGAGAACTTCAGACAGCCAAACTTCAGCCTTGTTTCTGAAATTTTGTCTTGGTTAGTGGACAGATATGACCCTCTAGCCAGCTTGCCTACCGACACGGACACTGAGCAAGACAGGGTCATCTATATTAAGTCCATTGCACAGTTCATGGCCAGTAAAGCTAATATCAAACTTAATGTGAAGAAGCTGTACACTGCAGATGGTTATGCTGTTAAAGAACTACTGAAAGTAGCTTCAATGCTTTACATTGCAATGAGAACCAACCAGGACTGTAAGACAGATAGTGCTGACAATGATGTGGCACCATCTTCTGTAGAAATTAACAAGAAAGTAGAAAACTTGAAAGTGTGCCGACAGTTGACATCTGAGATCACAAATCACGGTGCTAAATTGTACGATTTGCTGGGAAAAGAGCAAGAGCTGAGAGGCTTTAGAAGTGAAGCAATATTATATCCTCTGGATGTTAACAAGATGGAAGGCAACATACAGAATAGTATTAGTAGTGTTAATCAAGAGATACAACAGTTAGATCATAGACTAGAGAACTCTGCTAGTGATGAAGCTAGCCTTGAAGCAAAGATTGAAAAAAGAAAAGCTGATTTGGAGAGGAACCAAAAGAGGTTAAAACGTCTGGAACACGTCAAGCCAGCATACATGGACGAATATGAAAAGCTTGAAGGAGATTTACAGAAGCAGTACAAACTATACATGGAAAAGTTTTGCAACCTTACATTTCTGGAACAGCAGCTTGAAGAGCACAACAGGACAGAGCAAGACAAGGTTGAAGAAACAGAGAATACCCTCAAAAGAATGCAGCAGAAACTTCAAGAAGAGGAGAGACGAATGATGCAAGATGACGTGGTTAGCAGTGATCTCCTCAATGACGACGACAATGACTACAACTTACAGTCAAGATCTCATGAAGGTGGTAACAAGGTGTTTGGTAGTATGACAGGAGGGAgagaagaaagtgatgaagatTCTTTGAGCAGTTCTGGAAGTGCCTTGGAAGAAGAAGATAAAGAACTGGAAATGTTGAATGAATCAGAAGCAAGTGACGGTGTTGATGATCAAGATGCAAACTTTAACAATCATGAAGAAGAGTCTTCTGATGATGATTTTTAA
- the LOC136256852 gene encoding uncharacterized protein: MGRWLSLQAVELLLIVVLSAVGTDDFYSIAATDINGKNVAMSKYKGKVLLIVNVASYCGYTDTNYRRLTWLQTNYQSQGLEVLGFPCNQFGNQEPGSHADIVKFAKSNYDLNFRLFSKINVIGEGRSSIYDYLMGQTGSEPSWNFAKYLVDRNGKVVQFFDTQAKEEDILSSIQYLLSKKDEL; encoded by the exons ATGGGACGGTGGCTGTCACTACAAGCGGTTGAACTGCTATTGATAGTTGTTCTCAGTGCAGTAGGCACAGATGACTTCTACTCCATCGCTGCTACAGACATCAATGGCAAAAACGTAGCCATGAGCAAGTACAAAGGAAAA GTTTTGTTGATAGTGAACGTGGCAAGCTACTGTGGATACACGGATACTAACTATCGGAGACTGACTTGGCTACAGACTAACTACCAGTCACAAGGCTTGGAGGTGCTGGGGTTCCCCTGTAATCAATTTGGCAATCAGGAACCTGGAAGCCATGCAGACATCGTGAAGTTTGCTAAATCAAACTATGACCTCAATTTTCGTCTGTTCTCTAAGATCAATGTAATTGGAGAGGGACGCAGTTCAATATATGATTATTTGATGGGACAGACTGGAAGTGAGCCTTCATGGAACTTTGCAAAATACCTTGTTGATCGTAATGGGAAGGTAGTACAGTTTTTTGATACACAAGCTAAAGAAGAAGACATTCTATCATCAATACAATATTTGCTATCAAAGAAAGATGAACTTTAA